A genomic region of Microbacterium schleiferi contains the following coding sequences:
- a CDS encoding LysE/ArgO family amino acid transporter: MLTPLLAGLGLGLSLIVAIGAQNLFVLRQGIRREHVLAVVVVCATSDAILIALGVSGVGLALTALPWLVTAVRWAGAAFLGGYGLLAARRAWRPSGVLAVTDDHANSAGVDTRPSAGTPQSIAVAPTRLAGTVLTVLALTWLNPHVYLDTVFLLGSVSTTYGDSRWIFALGAVIASVVWFSVLGFGARYLGRWLATPRAWRILDAVIAVVMIALSVSLVVGG, translated from the coding sequence GTGCTCACTCCCCTCCTGGCCGGCCTCGGACTCGGGCTGTCGTTGATCGTCGCGATCGGAGCACAGAACCTCTTCGTGCTCCGCCAGGGGATCCGCCGGGAGCACGTCCTGGCGGTGGTTGTGGTGTGCGCCACCTCGGATGCCATCCTCATCGCGCTCGGCGTCTCGGGAGTCGGGCTCGCCCTCACGGCGTTGCCGTGGCTGGTGACGGCGGTGCGGTGGGCCGGCGCAGCGTTCCTCGGGGGATACGGTCTCCTGGCGGCCAGGCGCGCGTGGCGCCCGTCCGGGGTGCTCGCGGTCACGGACGACCACGCGAACTCCGCCGGCGTTGACACCCGTCCCTCGGCGGGTACCCCGCAGAGCATTGCCGTCGCCCCCACACGGCTAGCGGGGACTGTTCTCACGGTCCTCGCGCTCACGTGGCTCAACCCGCACGTGTACCTCGACACGGTGTTCCTGCTCGGGAGCGTGTCCACCACGTACGGCGATAGCCGCTGGATCTTCGCGCTCGGCGCCGTCATCGCCAGCGTTGTCTGGTTCAGCGTGCTCGGGTTCGGCGCACGATACCTCGGACGCTGGCTCGCGACACCACGGGCATGGCGCATCCTGGACGCGGTCATCGCGGTCGTCATGATCGCCCTGAGCGTGAGCCTCGTCGTCGGCGGATGA